In Brassica napus cultivar Da-Ae chromosome A3, Da-Ae, whole genome shotgun sequence, the sequence AGCTCGGTCTCTCTTTATGCTCAGCTCATGATCATCAACACCGTCAACGCGCATCCCCGAGCTTGACGTTGTCAAGATCACGTCTTAGCCTCTTCGTTGGATTCATATCACGTGATCTTGGCATTGCTTGGAGATCATCTCAGTAACAGTTCGATCTTGGCAGTCACGTGATCTCTACCTCTGATGTGACGAGGAAAAATCAAGACTTCGATGCTCTCATCTCCGAACGCTGCTATGGACGCAAACTTCATAGCATAGAGCTCTTGCTTCTTCACCAAGCAAGCTTTACCAATTGACAAGATAAGCTTTCCTAACAACCTTATCAAATCATTATTATCCTTACGTTTAAGGCGTAGTCAAGTTATAGTTTGCTTCTTTAATCATTTATTATCTAACCatgataataaaatatttaaagaagCGATAATGATCGTTACAGCGTATTGACTTATGTTCAAACTCACTGTATTTGATTATATCAACGTTCATGACATGTGGTTGCTAACAAGACTTAATTTTCTTGAAGCTTTGTCCATCCCCTCGCACTGGTCTTTGCACGATCTTGCTGCAAACCATCTCAAGATCATAGGCAGAATGCCTTCTCGTTTCACCGCAAGAAGCTCAGAACCTGATCTTGGCGACAAAGCATGATCTTGCAGTCTCGGTTTGATCTCGCAAACATCTTACATGCTGACCAGTCACGACAACATGCGGATCAACAAGACGACTCAACTCGTTGATTTCATTACTCCATCTACACATGGATTGCATCAATGCTGCGAAGACATGTCCACCTGGTGACTTGATTGTGACGGTCCGTCCATGATGGTACGTTCATAATGATGTCTATGGCAACTTCTTCTTGGCAGTTAGTCGATCGACACTTCATCCATGGCAACTTGCTCCGGTGGTTCAGAACATTGTCTTCACAGATCGTTCGCGCAACCATCCCGGAGTAAGAAGTCTGATCGGAATTAGAAGTATGTCGATGACAGCTCGCCCGAGACAGTCCGTCTACGACACTTCATTTATGGCAACCTAACCATGACGTTCCGCTCATGACAATCATCTGCGACATGGGTACGTGCCTAGTTCATTGTCTAATAAACCCCATACATAAAGTTCACAGAGATCGACTTCGACTCTCTCAACGAACTTGGGGGGCTTATtgttgggggtggatttacatcctACCTCAAGGCCCATTAGACAATAAATTAAGCTCATTTTACTATGAAGCCCTAGCTTCTTCCTTGTATAAATAAAGAGATGCCTCTCTTTATCAAGGGATATCTTCTTCCTCATTTTAGACTTAGAacacttcttacaaagattttatacaTTCTTTGATTCACTTTACACTAGAAATCATTCTTGTAATGTAATCTTTGATTAATAAAGTCTTTTGatgttttctttctcatttaATTCTTTCAAGATTTCtcctaaacctcaagaatctaatctttattttttttagattctttatttgattgattccaacaaacatcacaaatataaacaccatttttggatcaaacaaCGAGTTGTTTTGGCATTCCGGTTGAGAAATGTTTGCTGCCCGAAGAATTCATTTTATCAACCATTcgaataattaataatttcacTTTAATATTATTCATCTTTTTATTCCAAACGCTTTGGTTTTTAAGcgacaaacataaaaaaaaaaaaaaaaactacagctCAAACTCAAGAGTCTTTATTCTTAAATATCTTATATCTCCATGATCTCTTCCCATGCTTCTCCTGTAAGTAGAAAAAATCGAGAGCTGGTGGTTagataaataaagagaaattaGTGTTTTAGACGTTATAGTGTATATGTGATCTTACATAGATATAATAACGTCCATATCATCAGCTGCATGAAAGCGTAGGGATGCTGCAGCGAGTGGGGAGCCTAGAGGCAATGCGCATCGTGTTGCAAAGGCATTCGCTCGGCACTGCCTCGAGAGCGCTGCAACACTCGGCACTCGGGTTCGTCTTGTCGGCTCCAGGAACGACAAACTCACCACACACGTTCAGTCCACTCAAGTGCCTATTGCAGCTCTGTCCGTCCACCTCAGTCGCCACCAAAACCAGTGCCACCAGCGCGGCCACCTTCATGATCATGGCCAATGAAGACTTGGAAGAGCTGGAGGATAATGCCATCTTCTTCTATATCTTTTTATGTATTATGAAATATATTAAGAG encodes:
- the LOC106387955 gene encoding stamen-specific protein FIL1-like → MALSSSSSKSSLAMIMKVAALVALVLVATEVDGQSCNRHLSGLNVCGEFVVPGADKTNPSAECCSALEAVPSECLCNTMRIASRLPTRCSIPTLSCS